In one Stenotrophomonas maltophilia genomic region, the following are encoded:
- a CDS encoding CBS domain-containing protein, with translation MNVRELLQSKKEAVITIDAEDTIGAAAHKMSANRIAALVVMKDDAPVGIISEKDIVRTLADDGPQAGRRVISTLPSTGLEGIAPEATLKQAMSLMTYSRRRHLMVTDGTRLVGILSLGDIVKNLLGELELEKAVLQDIYMAAH, from the coding sequence ATGAACGTCCGCGAACTCCTGCAATCCAAGAAAGAAGCTGTCATCACCATCGATGCGGAAGACACCATCGGTGCCGCCGCCCACAAGATGAGCGCGAACAGGATCGCTGCCCTGGTGGTGATGAAGGATGATGCGCCGGTCGGCATCATCTCCGAGAAAGACATCGTGCGTACCCTGGCTGACGATGGCCCGCAGGCCGGCCGCCGGGTGATTTCCACCCTGCCGTCCACGGGGCTGGAAGGCATCGCACCCGAGGCCACCCTGAAGCAGGCCATGTCGTTGATGACGTACTCGCGGCGCCGTCATCTGATGGTCACCGATGGCACGCGCCTGGTCGGCATCCTCAGCCTGGGCGACATCGTGAAGAATCTGCTGGGCGAGCTGGAGCTGGAAAAGGCCGTGCTGCAGGACATCTACATGGCCGCGCATTGA
- a CDS encoding CopL family metal-binding regulatory protein, which translates to MPYRRWLPLLLMAVLLFEGVFGAWAGTRMALPGGDAAGSAGRAIAGCQATPRSAAPASGHTRHDQAPVAAGDVHKDHCSCVDAAGCDCRCLLSLYPPMPSLLLPSAHPRIALDIALPALILPASKLSRVFRPPIA; encoded by the coding sequence ATGCCTTACCGCCGATGGCTGCCGCTGCTGCTGATGGCCGTGCTCCTCTTCGAAGGTGTCTTCGGAGCGTGGGCGGGGACGCGCATGGCGCTGCCTGGCGGGGACGCTGCAGGCTCCGCGGGCCGGGCGATTGCGGGCTGCCAGGCAACACCGCGCAGCGCGGCACCGGCGTCGGGCCACACCCGCCATGATCAGGCGCCGGTGGCCGCCGGCGACGTGCACAAGGATCACTGCAGCTGTGTCGATGCGGCCGGCTGCGACTGCCGCTGCCTGTTGAGTCTCTACCCTCCGATGCCATCGCTGCTGCTGCCCAGCGCCCATCCGCGCATCGCGCTGGACATTGCGCTGCCGGCACTGATCCTGCCTGCCAGCAAACTTTCCCGCGTATTCCGACCTCCCATCGCCTGA
- a CDS encoding VOC family protein, giving the protein METMELHRGRLIDHLQLVVRDLPASRRFYQAVFDTIGIPVAGEGPDYFWADELFISTASSEAAAGQLTGRHHLAFQARDAATVDAFHAAAIAAGGTDNGAPGERPYHPGYYGAFVLDPDGNNIEVVYHGPARYSADSVKVTF; this is encoded by the coding sequence ATGGAAACTATGGAACTGCACCGCGGTCGATTGATCGATCACCTGCAGCTGGTGGTGCGCGACCTGCCGGCCAGCCGCCGCTTCTACCAGGCGGTGTTCGACACGATCGGCATTCCGGTTGCCGGCGAAGGGCCGGACTATTTCTGGGCTGACGAGCTGTTCATTTCCACCGCCAGCAGCGAAGCCGCTGCCGGCCAGCTGACCGGACGCCACCACCTGGCATTCCAGGCGCGCGATGCGGCGACCGTCGATGCGTTTCATGCTGCCGCCATCGCCGCTGGCGGCACCGACAACGGCGCACCGGGCGAGCGCCCCTATCATCCGGGCTACTACGGCGCGTTCGTGCTTGACCCGGATGGCAACAACATCGAAGTGGTCTATCACGGCCCGGCGCGCTACAGCGCCGATTCGGTGAAGGTGACGTTCTGA
- the gloA gene encoding lactoylglutathione lyase, with the protein MSLSSLQQVPGVAAQAPAETTGFVFNHTMLRVKDITASLDFYTRVLGYRLIDKRDFAEAQFSLYFLAYVPSGAVVPEDDAERRLWMAGLPGVLELTHNHGTEAQDGPVYHDGNSDPRGFGHICVSVPELEAACQRFEDLGVPFQKRLTDGRMKNIAFIKDPDGYWVEIIANA; encoded by the coding sequence ATGAGCCTTTCTTCCCTCCAACAGGTCCCCGGCGTCGCCGCCCAGGCCCCGGCCGAAACCACCGGCTTCGTGTTCAACCACACCATGCTGCGGGTGAAGGACATCACCGCCTCGCTGGACTTCTACACCCGCGTGCTGGGCTACCGGCTGATCGACAAGCGTGACTTCGCCGAAGCGCAGTTCAGCCTGTATTTCCTGGCCTACGTGCCGTCCGGCGCCGTGGTGCCGGAAGACGATGCCGAGCGCCGCCTGTGGATGGCCGGCCTGCCGGGCGTGCTGGAGCTGACCCACAACCACGGCACTGAAGCCCAGGATGGCCCGGTCTACCACGACGGCAACAGCGATCCGCGCGGCTTCGGCCACATCTGCGTCTCGGTGCCCGAGCTGGAAGCTGCCTGCCAGCGCTTCGAGGATCTGGGCGTGCCGTTCCAGAAGCGCCTGACCGACGGTCGCATGAAGAACATCGCCTTCATCAAGGACCCCGACGGCTACTGGGTGGAAATCATCGCCAACGCCTGA
- a CDS encoding 2Fe-2S iron-sulfur cluster-binding protein yields MTPWLRRLHRWIGVLVGLQFLVWLGSGLGMSLLDPDRIAGTSQRAAPAAPLAWPADTVSPADALRAARWPAATLDSGWLLQAPVYRLQSAEGTEVIDARDGRRITIDPVIALRVAQAAYRGQGVPAAPVHLAHSLETRGHPDAVWRVDFGDAQDTTVYVSADSGQVLEHRTATWRLFDVFWMLHIMDYAARANFNNPLVVGMGLGGLWMALTGAWLLLASVRLHEFVPHRWRSRRQLAVFAPGGTHLRTVAAAQGDSVYLALAREGVNLPSNCGGGQSCGLCEVRVRGQAGTPSAADRAHLAGSRLKVGCRLACNLQVEADMEIEVAGGASLWTEHEATVERIEAVTPFLREIHLRPDHAADALYQPGCYLQLHVPEYELPRSALWHPDEHRQDWAPLALPETLHNKAAVRRSYSLAMPVAAEAGRLVLLARFSPGWQQGKRHPPGKGSSYLYALRPGDRVRYSGPFGDFALSGVSREKIFIGAGAGMAPLRAMIEHRLSEGGQERIHYWYGARSDRDCPYMAQMQALQAAHANFSWHPVWSGQGTGRRVHDAIHEDLLQRHPDLSGCEFYLCGPPPMLAATRQLLQRLGVTEERIAYDDFKI; encoded by the coding sequence ATGACGCCGTGGCTGCGCCGGCTGCACAGGTGGATCGGGGTGCTGGTGGGACTGCAGTTCCTGGTCTGGCTCGGCAGTGGACTGGGCATGAGCCTGCTTGACCCGGACCGGATCGCCGGCACTTCGCAGCGGGCTGCGCCCGCGGCGCCCCTGGCATGGCCGGCAGATACCGTCTCACCGGCCGATGCGCTGCGTGCTGCGCGGTGGCCGGCCGCGACCCTGGACAGCGGCTGGCTGCTGCAGGCGCCGGTGTATCGACTGCAGTCAGCGGAAGGCACCGAGGTGATCGATGCGCGTGATGGCAGGCGCATCACCATCGATCCGGTGATCGCGCTGCGCGTCGCGCAGGCCGCCTACCGTGGCCAGGGCGTGCCCGCAGCGCCGGTGCATCTGGCGCACAGTCTGGAGACGCGCGGCCATCCCGACGCGGTGTGGCGGGTGGACTTCGGCGATGCGCAGGACACCACCGTCTACGTCTCCGCCGACAGCGGACAGGTGCTCGAGCATCGCACCGCAACGTGGCGGCTGTTCGATGTGTTCTGGATGCTGCACATCATGGACTACGCGGCGCGGGCCAACTTCAACAATCCGCTGGTGGTGGGGATGGGGCTGGGGGGGCTGTGGATGGCCTTGACCGGCGCGTGGCTGCTGCTGGCAAGCGTCCGCCTGCATGAGTTCGTTCCACATCGATGGCGCAGCCGCCGGCAGTTGGCAGTGTTCGCCCCGGGAGGCACGCACCTGCGCACCGTGGCCGCGGCGCAGGGGGACAGTGTCTACCTGGCGCTGGCCCGCGAAGGCGTGAACCTGCCTTCCAACTGCGGCGGCGGGCAGAGCTGTGGACTGTGCGAAGTCCGGGTCCGTGGACAGGCTGGAACCCCTTCCGCCGCAGATCGGGCGCACCTGGCCGGATCGCGCCTGAAGGTCGGCTGCCGGCTCGCCTGCAACCTGCAGGTGGAGGCGGATATGGAGATCGAGGTAGCCGGCGGTGCCAGCCTGTGGACCGAGCATGAGGCAACGGTCGAGCGGATCGAAGCGGTGACCCCGTTCCTGCGCGAGATCCACCTGCGTCCCGACCACGCCGCCGACGCACTCTATCAACCCGGCTGCTACCTGCAGCTGCATGTGCCCGAATACGAGCTGCCCCGTTCCGCGCTCTGGCATCCGGACGAACACCGGCAGGACTGGGCACCGTTGGCCCTGCCGGAAACCCTGCACAACAAGGCGGCGGTGCGTCGTTCGTACTCGCTGGCGATGCCGGTTGCCGCCGAAGCGGGGCGCCTGGTGCTGCTGGCCCGGTTCAGCCCTGGCTGGCAGCAGGGCAAGCGGCATCCGCCGGGCAAAGGGTCCAGCTATCTGTACGCGTTGCGCCCCGGCGATCGCGTCCGCTACAGCGGACCGTTCGGTGATTTCGCGCTCAGCGGCGTGTCCCGGGAAAAGATCTTCATCGGAGCCGGCGCCGGCATGGCGCCGCTGCGGGCGATGATCGAACATCGGCTTTCCGAGGGAGGGCAGGAGCGCATCCACTACTGGTACGGTGCCCGCAGCGACCGCGATTGCCCCTACATGGCGCAGATGCAGGCCCTGCAGGCAGCGCACGCGAACTTCAGCTGGCATCCCGTCTGGTCCGGGCAGGGAACTGGCCGGCGCGTGCATGACGCCATCCATGAGGATCTGCTGCAACGGCATCCGGATCTTTCCGGCTGCGAGTTCTACCTGTGCGGGCCACCACCGATGCTGGCCGCGACCCGGCAGCTGCTGCAGCGGCTGGGGGTGACGGAAGAGCGGATCGCATACGACGATTTCAAGATCTGA
- a CDS encoding TonB-dependent receptor gives MYLKSNAMAAAIGSLLCVSVVHSVAAQDAQSPDAKARTLDTVQVTGSHIKRAQLSGVGPVSVVDAEAIERSGATSVETLLQRLPASAGFAGSQSNAYWAENGYGTTQVNLRGLGINRTLVLLNGRRIVNGGTGANSSVDLNVIPVSLIERVEVLKDGASAIYGADAVAGVVNIITKQGFEGAEAVVRYGQTSQGDGEETSVDVSWGVSSERGSLMAAVSYFDSGAVNMASRAPCGLIESDGRLVCSGSSSTIGGRALLADGRRVNFNQVPGGDGDFYEPYSAAKHNYNGNPTLNAVNPIERLSLSVFGDSQLNDSTRAFIEAMYTNRQSRQLATSGGLGVYRPINIAADHPTNPTGQDLLLQRRRLEEAGPRHFFQETDTYRVVAGLKGQFGTSWDWSVAFNWGRNTGVDGSDNVANLDRVDQTLDRSLCSTAPGAAIPCGDYLGYGDLSRDVLDYILYTSRDTGGNEQKSFTANLSGQIFELPAGWVGFAAGVEVRRERGWRDPDPLTVLGIGNTNQQDPIAGRYTAKEAYMELAVPLLQDAVIADSLYLNLAGRVSDYDLFGRDFNYKAGLDWQVSPSLKLRSTYATAFRIPNIPELFGGVSEGNLTTTDPCSGWSGLPASSIVRANCQADGVPAGYVQPGNTILTTSGGNADLEPEDATSFTAGVVWTPTFAPGLTLTLDYYRIRIENAIQRIAGSTKLAICYNTPSLAHPFCDASNFTRDPRTGEVNYLSSQPVNTADEQVSGYDLGALYEFKPWGMDASISADISYLQRYDVRPYAGAEVITYAGRITGGRGSYAKWRGLMSMNASRGQWSGTWTTQYIGRADDINAARGDIGDHAPSVFYHNLQLRYAVSKALDVALGVDNVFDRSAPFIQSYTDANTDTMTYDLLGRRWYARIGYRW, from the coding sequence ATGTATCTGAAGTCCAATGCCATGGCTGCGGCCATCGGCAGTCTGCTGTGCGTCTCCGTTGTCCACTCCGTCGCCGCGCAGGATGCGCAGTCGCCCGATGCGAAGGCACGCACGCTGGATACCGTGCAGGTGACCGGCAGCCACATCAAGCGCGCGCAGCTGTCAGGCGTCGGCCCGGTGAGCGTGGTCGATGCCGAGGCCATCGAACGTTCCGGCGCCACCTCGGTGGAAACCCTGCTGCAGCGCCTGCCGGCCTCGGCAGGGTTCGCGGGCAGCCAGAGCAATGCGTACTGGGCCGAGAACGGCTACGGCACCACCCAGGTCAATCTGCGCGGTCTCGGCATCAACCGGACCCTGGTCCTGCTCAACGGCCGGCGCATCGTCAATGGCGGCACCGGCGCCAACAGTTCGGTCGACCTCAATGTCATTCCGGTCTCACTGATCGAGCGCGTGGAGGTGCTCAAGGACGGTGCATCGGCAATCTATGGCGCCGATGCGGTGGCTGGCGTGGTCAACATCATCACCAAGCAGGGATTCGAGGGTGCCGAAGCGGTGGTGCGCTATGGCCAGACCAGCCAGGGCGACGGCGAGGAAACCTCGGTCGATGTCAGCTGGGGTGTCAGCAGCGAACGCGGCTCGCTGATGGCTGCGGTCAGCTACTTCGACAGCGGAGCGGTCAACATGGCCTCGCGCGCGCCCTGCGGCCTGATCGAATCCGATGGCCGGCTGGTCTGCTCCGGCAGTTCGTCCACCATCGGTGGTCGTGCACTGCTGGCGGATGGCCGACGGGTCAACTTCAACCAGGTGCCCGGAGGCGACGGCGATTTCTACGAGCCCTATTCGGCGGCCAAGCACAACTACAACGGCAATCCCACGCTCAACGCGGTCAACCCGATCGAGCGGCTCAGCCTGAGCGTGTTCGGCGACAGCCAGTTGAATGACAGCACACGCGCGTTCATCGAAGCGATGTACACCAACCGCCAGTCCAGGCAGCTGGCGACCTCGGGTGGGCTGGGCGTCTACCGGCCGATCAACATCGCCGCCGACCATCCGACCAATCCCACCGGGCAGGATCTGCTGCTGCAGCGCCGGCGCCTGGAAGAGGCCGGTCCCCGCCACTTCTTCCAGGAGACCGACACCTACCGGGTGGTAGCGGGCCTGAAAGGCCAGTTCGGCACCAGCTGGGACTGGTCGGTGGCCTTCAACTGGGGGCGCAACACCGGCGTGGATGGTTCGGACAATGTCGCCAACCTCGATCGCGTCGACCAGACGCTGGACCGGTCCCTGTGCAGTACCGCGCCCGGCGCAGCGATTCCCTGCGGCGACTATCTCGGCTACGGGGACCTGAGCCGTGACGTGCTGGATTACATCCTGTACACCTCGCGCGATACCGGCGGAAACGAGCAGAAGAGCTTCACCGCCAATCTCAGCGGGCAGATCTTCGAGCTGCCGGCAGGCTGGGTGGGATTCGCCGCGGGCGTGGAGGTGCGCAGGGAGCGCGGTTGGCGTGATCCGGATCCGTTGACCGTGCTCGGCATCGGCAACACCAACCAGCAGGATCCGATCGCCGGGCGATACACGGCCAAGGAAGCGTACATGGAGCTGGCGGTGCCGCTGCTGCAGGACGCGGTCATCGCAGATTCGCTGTACCTCAACCTGGCCGGCCGCGTGTCCGACTACGACCTGTTCGGGCGCGACTTCAACTACAAGGCCGGGCTGGACTGGCAGGTCAGCCCTTCGCTGAAGCTGCGCAGCACCTATGCTACGGCATTCCGCATTCCCAACATCCCCGAACTGTTCGGTGGCGTGTCCGAGGGCAACCTCACCACCACCGACCCCTGCAGTGGCTGGAGCGGACTGCCGGCCAGCTCGATCGTGCGTGCGAACTGCCAGGCCGATGGCGTGCCGGCTGGTTACGTGCAGCCGGGCAATACCATCCTGACCACGTCCGGCGGCAATGCGGATCTCGAGCCGGAAGATGCGACCTCCTTCACCGCCGGGGTGGTGTGGACACCCACGTTCGCACCCGGGCTGACGCTCACCCTGGACTACTACCGCATCCGCATCGAGAACGCGATCCAGCGTATCGCCGGCTCCACCAAGCTGGCCATCTGCTACAACACTCCGTCGCTGGCGCATCCGTTCTGCGACGCCAGCAACTTCACCCGCGACCCGCGCACCGGCGAAGTGAACTACCTCTCATCGCAGCCGGTGAACACGGCCGATGAGCAGGTCAGTGGCTACGACCTGGGCGCACTCTACGAGTTCAAGCCGTGGGGCATGGACGCCAGCATCAGTGCCGACATCTCCTACCTTCAGCGTTATGACGTGCGCCCGTATGCCGGAGCAGAGGTGATCACGTATGCCGGCAGGATCACCGGCGGCCGTGGCAGCTATGCCAAGTGGCGTGGACTGATGTCGATGAACGCGTCCCGTGGGCAATGGTCCGGTACCTGGACCACCCAGTACATCGGCCGGGCCGACGACATCAATGCCGCGCGTGGCGACATCGGTGATCATGCGCCATCGGTGTTCTATCACAATCTCCAGCTCAGGTACGCGGTCAGCAAGGCGCTGGATGTGGCGCTGGGCGTGGACAACGTCTTTGATCGCTCGGCGCCGTTCATCCAGAGCTATACCGACGCCAACACAGACACCATGACCTACGACCTGCTCGGTCGTCGCTGGTATGCACGCATCGGCTACCGCTGGTGA
- a CDS encoding PepSY domain-containing protein — translation MKPAFWARRAHKWIGLVIGVQALLWMLSGVYMTVVPLQVIHGDHLAHVRGEPLAPVHDRVGVDVLAARYPGLQSFRLKRLLEREVYDVQRGPERFLVDARSGERLPRLDRDGAIALATALYQGAGEVARVEWVTRAPSEVKTRPVPMWAVHFADRGSTTLYLSPDSGELLARRHSLWRWFDFLWMFHIMDYEQRTDVNNGLLRVASVIGLAFGLSGVWLLFYSFGQRRRA, via the coding sequence ATGAAACCCGCATTCTGGGCGCGCCGCGCCCACAAATGGATCGGACTGGTGATCGGTGTGCAGGCGCTGTTGTGGATGCTCAGCGGGGTCTACATGACCGTGGTGCCGCTGCAGGTGATCCATGGCGACCACCTGGCCCATGTCCGTGGCGAACCGCTGGCGCCGGTGCATGATCGGGTCGGTGTCGATGTGCTGGCCGCGCGTTATCCCGGCCTGCAGTCGTTCCGCCTCAAGCGGCTGCTGGAGCGTGAGGTCTACGACGTCCAGCGCGGACCGGAACGCTTCCTGGTCGATGCCCGCAGTGGAGAGCGCCTGCCGCGGCTGGACCGGGATGGCGCCATCGCGCTGGCCACAGCGCTGTACCAGGGCGCAGGCGAGGTCGCGCGGGTGGAATGGGTGACCCGTGCGCCGTCGGAAGTGAAGACGCGACCGGTGCCGATGTGGGCCGTCCATTTCGCTGACCGCGGAAGCACCACGCTGTACCTGTCACCGGACAGCGGTGAACTGCTGGCGCGCCGGCACAGCCTGTGGCGCTGGTTCGATTTCCTGTGGATGTTCCACATCATGGACTACGAGCAGCGCACCGACGTCAACAATGGCCTGCTGCGCGTCGCATCGGTGATCGGGCTGGCATTCGGCCTCAGTGGCGTGTGGCTGCTGTTCTACAGCTTCGGCCAGAGGAGGCGCGCATGA
- the glmS gene encoding glutamine--fructose-6-phosphate transaminase (isomerizing): MCGIVGAIADRDVVPVLIEGLKRLEYRGYDSSGIAVIDATDQPDVHRVRRTGRVAEMAAAAAAEGFNAQLGIGHTRWATHGGVTEANAHPHISQGVALVHNGIIENHEEQRERLRALGYTFESQTDTEVIAHLIHHHLQSGDDLLVALQRTVKELTGAYALAVVSRAEPERFVCARMGCPLLVGLGEGENFVASDVSAVISATRKVIFLEEGDTAEVRREGVRIFDEHDQPVQREVHLSDVSLASLELGPYRHFMQKEIHEQPRALGDTIEAAIDAGGFPAELFGRNAEAVLAGIEGVQILACGTSYYAGLTARYWIESIAGLPCSVEIASEYRYRAAYANPKHLVVTISQSGETLDTMEALKYAKSLGHQHTLSICNVPESAIPRASELVCYTRAGAEIGVASTKAFTTQLAALFQLTVVLGKLHGRVDAAQEADYLEQLRFLPGSVQHALNLEPQIAAWAERFARKSNALFLGRGLHYPIALEGSLKLKEISYIHAEAYPAGELKHGPLALVDEDMPVVVIAPNDSLLEKVKSNMQEVRARGGELFVFADQDSNFSESEGVHVIRTPRHAGVLSPVVHTIPVQLLAYHTALARGTDVDKPRNLAKSVTVE; the protein is encoded by the coding sequence ATGTGTGGAATCGTGGGAGCGATCGCTGATCGCGACGTGGTGCCGGTGCTGATCGAAGGTCTGAAGCGACTGGAGTACCGCGGCTACGATTCTTCAGGCATCGCGGTGATCGACGCGACCGATCAACCTGACGTGCACCGCGTCCGCCGTACCGGCCGGGTCGCCGAGATGGCCGCTGCCGCCGCCGCCGAGGGGTTCAATGCGCAGCTGGGTATCGGCCATACGCGTTGGGCCACCCATGGCGGCGTCACCGAGGCCAATGCGCATCCGCACATCAGCCAGGGCGTGGCCCTGGTCCACAACGGCATCATCGAGAACCATGAAGAACAGCGCGAGCGGCTGCGCGCGCTGGGCTACACCTTCGAGTCGCAGACCGACACCGAAGTGATCGCCCACCTGATCCATCATCATCTGCAGAGCGGTGACGATCTGCTGGTGGCGCTGCAGCGCACCGTGAAGGAACTCACCGGCGCCTATGCACTGGCCGTGGTCAGCCGTGCCGAGCCGGAGCGCTTCGTCTGCGCACGCATGGGCTGCCCGCTGCTGGTCGGCCTGGGCGAGGGCGAGAATTTCGTTGCCTCCGATGTCTCGGCGGTGATCTCGGCCACCCGCAAGGTGATCTTCCTGGAGGAGGGCGACACGGCCGAGGTGCGCCGCGAGGGCGTGCGCATCTTCGACGAGCACGATCAGCCGGTACAGCGCGAGGTGCACCTGTCCGACGTGTCGCTGGCCTCGCTGGAACTCGGCCCTTACCGCCATTTCATGCAGAAGGAAATCCACGAGCAGCCGCGCGCGCTGGGTGACACCATCGAGGCGGCGATCGACGCCGGTGGCTTCCCGGCCGAGCTGTTCGGCAGGAATGCCGAGGCGGTGCTGGCGGGCATCGAAGGCGTGCAGATCCTGGCGTGCGGCACCAGCTACTACGCCGGCCTGACCGCGCGCTACTGGATCGAGTCCATCGCCGGCCTGCCGTGCAGCGTGGAGATCGCCAGCGAGTACCGCTACCGCGCGGCGTATGCGAACCCGAAGCACCTGGTGGTGACGATCTCCCAGTCCGGCGAAACGCTGGACACGATGGAGGCGCTGAAGTACGCCAAGTCGCTCGGCCACCAGCACACGCTGTCTATCTGCAACGTGCCGGAAAGCGCGATTCCACGCGCCAGTGAACTGGTCTGCTATACCCGTGCCGGGGCCGAGATCGGCGTGGCTTCGACCAAGGCGTTCACTACCCAGCTGGCCGCGCTGTTCCAGCTGACCGTGGTGCTGGGCAAGCTGCATGGGCGCGTCGATGCCGCACAGGAAGCCGACTATCTGGAGCAGCTGCGCTTCCTGCCGGGCAGCGTGCAGCACGCGTTGAACCTGGAGCCGCAGATCGCGGCCTGGGCCGAGCGCTTCGCGCGCAAATCCAACGCGCTGTTCCTGGGCCGTGGACTGCACTATCCGATCGCACTGGAAGGTTCGCTCAAGCTCAAGGAGATCTCCTATATCCATGCCGAGGCGTATCCGGCGGGCGAGCTCAAGCACGGTCCGCTGGCGCTGGTGGACGAGGACATGCCGGTGGTGGTGATCGCCCCCAACGACAGCCTGCTGGAGAAGGTGAAGTCGAACATGCAGGAAGTCCGCGCGCGGGGAGGCGAGCTGTTCGTGTTCGCCGACCAGGACAGCAACTTCTCCGAAAGCGAAGGCGTGCATGTGATCCGTACGCCGCGCCACGCGGGCGTGCTCAGTCCGGTGGTGCATACCATTCCGGTGCAGTTGCTGGCCTACCACACCGCACTGGCGCGTGGCACCGACGTGGACAAGCCGCGCAACCTGGCCAAGAGCGTGACGGTGGAGTAA
- a CDS encoding PLP-dependent cysteine synthase family protein, translating into MSQRAWVAAAIRKIEADFNRSADTHLIPMALPGFEGIDVYLKDESSHPTGSLKHRLARSLFLYALANGWLREGRPVIEASSGSTAVSEAYFARLLGLPFIAVIPATTSPEKIAAIEFHGGRCHLVERACDLNCESERLARETGGHFMDQFTYAERATDWRANNNIAESIFKQMAEEPSPVPEWIVCSPGTGGTAATLGRYVSYRRHDTRILCADPEISVFFEGYQAAVAGEQQWRDLTCSGGSRVEGIGRPRVEPSFIPTSVDAMVKVPDALSLAAMRHVSRQLGRRVGGSTGTNFIGVLQAAQWMREAGRHGSIVSILCDSGERYAQSYYDPAWYARQGIDVDGADAQLAAAVAGQGLPALPCCSLEAL; encoded by the coding sequence ATGTCCCAGCGCGCCTGGGTGGCTGCGGCCATCCGCAAGATCGAAGCCGATTTCAACCGGTCCGCCGATACCCACCTGATCCCGATGGCGCTGCCCGGGTTCGAAGGCATCGATGTCTACCTGAAGGATGAATCCAGCCACCCCACCGGCAGCCTCAAGCACCGCTTGGCGCGTTCGCTGTTCCTGTACGCGCTGGCCAACGGCTGGCTGCGCGAAGGGCGGCCGGTGATCGAGGCGTCGAGCGGCTCGACCGCGGTGTCCGAAGCGTATTTCGCACGCCTGCTGGGGCTGCCCTTCATCGCGGTGATTCCGGCCACGACCTCGCCGGAAAAGATCGCTGCCATCGAATTCCATGGTGGCCGCTGCCACCTGGTCGAGCGCGCCTGTGATCTCAACTGCGAATCGGAACGGCTGGCGCGCGAAACCGGCGGTCACTTCATGGACCAGTTCACCTACGCCGAACGGGCCACTGACTGGCGCGCCAACAACAACATCGCCGAGTCCATCTTCAAGCAGATGGCCGAAGAGCCCAGCCCGGTACCCGAGTGGATCGTGTGCAGCCCAGGCACCGGCGGCACTGCGGCCACGCTGGGCCGCTACGTCAGCTACCGGCGGCACGACACCCGCATCCTCTGCGCGGATCCGGAGATCTCGGTGTTCTTCGAGGGCTACCAGGCGGCGGTGGCGGGCGAGCAGCAGTGGCGTGACCTGACCTGCAGCGGTGGCTCCCGTGTGGAAGGCATCGGCCGACCGCGGGTGGAGCCGAGCTTCATTCCAACCAGCGTCGATGCGATGGTGAAGGTGCCGGATGCATTGAGCCTGGCAGCCATGCGCCACGTCAGCCGGCAGCTCGGTCGGCGCGTGGGAGGCTCCACCGGCACCAACTTCATCGGTGTGCTGCAGGCGGCGCAGTGGATGCGCGAAGCCGGCCGCCACGGCAGCATCGTCAGCATCCTGTGCGACAGTGGCGAGCGCTACGCGCAGAGCTATTACGACCCGGCGTGGTACGCACGACAGGGCATCGATGTGGACGGTGCCGATGCGCAGCTGGCCGCGGCCGTGGCGGGTCAGGGCCTGCCTGCGCTGCCGTGCTGCAGCCTGGAAGCGCTGTAA